The following proteins are encoded in a genomic region of bacterium:
- the guaB gene encoding IMP dehydrogenase, whose amino-acid sequence MEFQEKFGKEGLTFDDVLLIPGRSEVLPHEADSRARLTKNITLNIPIISAAMDTVTESRLAIAIAREGGLGVIHRNMCIESQAAEVDRVKRSESVVVMDPVTISLDDRVSKANMMVRKHKVSGFPVVDSSGKLVGLLTHRDLRFEADTSKKVAEVMTPLDKLVTVQPNTPTEEAKVLLHRNRIEKLPVVDESGALVGLMTFKDIEKSMFYPKACKDALGRLRVGAAVGVSADTPDRVDALVDAGVDVIVVDTANGFSKVVLDMVERLKSEHPETALVAGNVVTGEGVEALSKSGAEAVKVGIGPSAICTTRVVAGVGVPQLTAIYECAKAAAICGIPVLADGGLKYSGDITKAIGAGADCVMIGNLFAGTEETPGEIVLYEGRSYKAYRGMGSLSAMKAGGRDRYFYREDAEEKMVPQGIEGMVPYKGSVASLVCQLIGGLTAGMGYLGARTIEELKQKARFIRVTTAGLRESHPHGVLITREAPNYQAG is encoded by the coding sequence GCTGAACATCCCGATCATAAGCGCTGCGATGGACACAGTAACGGAGAGTAGGCTCGCAATAGCGATTGCGCGCGAGGGTGGGCTTGGCGTTATTCATCGCAATATGTGCATTGAGTCTCAGGCCGCGGAGGTTGATCGGGTGAAGCGGTCTGAGAGTGTTGTGGTGATGGACCCTGTTACGATTAGTCTTGACGATCGAGTGAGCAAGGCGAATATGATGGTTCGGAAGCACAAGGTTTCGGGGTTTCCTGTGGTCGATTCTTCTGGGAAGCTAGTTGGGCTCTTGACACACAGGGACCTGAGGTTCGAGGCAGACACCTCGAAGAAAGTGGCCGAGGTGATGACGCCGCTTGATAAGTTGGTGACGGTTCAGCCCAACACGCCGACGGAGGAGGCCAAGGTGTTGCTTCACCGCAACAGGATCGAGAAGCTTCCCGTGGTGGATGAGAGCGGCGCGTTGGTGGGGCTGATGACTTTCAAGGATATCGAGAAGTCGATGTTCTATCCCAAAGCCTGCAAGGACGCACTTGGGCGGCTGAGGGTGGGGGCCGCGGTCGGTGTCTCGGCGGACACTCCGGACCGGGTCGATGCGCTGGTTGATGCGGGCGTTGACGTGATTGTTGTCGATACGGCCAACGGTTTCTCGAAAGTGGTGCTCGACATGGTGGAACGGCTGAAGTCGGAGCATCCTGAGACAGCGCTTGTCGCCGGCAATGTTGTTACAGGTGAAGGTGTGGAGGCGCTGAGCAAGTCAGGCGCGGAGGCTGTAAAGGTCGGGATCGGCCCATCGGCCATCTGCACGACGCGAGTTGTCGCGGGGGTAGGTGTTCCGCAGTTGACGGCGATTTACGAATGTGCGAAGGCGGCGGCCATCTGCGGCATTCCGGTGCTCGCCGACGGTGGCCTCAAGTATTCCGGGGACATTACGAAGGCGATCGGCGCGGGCGCCGACTGCGTGATGATAGGCAATCTTTTTGCGGGGACTGAGGAGACGCCGGGCGAGATAGTGCTCTACGAGGGCCGAAGCTACAAGGCCTACCGTGGGATGGGCTCGTTGAGCGCGATGAAGGCCGGCGGCCGCGACCGTTATTTTTACAGGGAGGATGCGGAGGAGAAGATGGTCCCACAGGGGATCGAGGGCATGGTTCCCTACAAGGGCTCTGTGGCCTCGCTGGTCTGTCAGCTTATTGGCGGGCTTACGGCGGGCATGGGCTATTTGGGCGCCCGCACAATCGAGGAGCTTAAGCAGAAGGCCCGATTCATCCGGGTAACCACGGCGGGGCTTAGGGAAAGCCATCCACACGGCGTTCTGATCACGAGGGAGGCGCCAAATTATCAGGCCGGATGA
- the dapF gene encoding diaminopimelate epimerase produces MMRLSFVKMHGLGNDYILFDAKDCALDGVDLGQLARDVCRRRFSIGADGIAVLSPGGADADIYMRVFNPDGSETGSCGTAFRCAARYAFERKGFAKATSSGVRIATSDRNVLARVVQSEDGCTLVEVRMGKALFGRGDIPALGTREDDFLEQPITVQGEELVVSAASVGNPHAVVFCDDVSKVPLESLGHALENHPVFPERTNVHFVQVISRGELKVRTWERGTGPTLSCGTGASATAAIANRLGKVDTPVRVLMRGGVLKIEIDQEGELAMLAEAEPVFSGWIDYEA; encoded by the coding sequence ATGATGCGGCTTTCGTTTGTGAAGATGCATGGCCTGGGCAATGACTACATTCTGTTCGACGCAAAGGACTGCGCTCTTGACGGCGTTGACCTTGGGCAGCTCGCCAGAGATGTTTGCAGGCGGCGGTTCAGCATTGGGGCGGACGGTATCGCTGTTCTCAGTCCGGGGGGCGCCGATGCCGACATCTACATGAGGGTTTTCAACCCTGACGGTTCCGAGACTGGCTCGTGCGGGACGGCCTTCAGGTGCGCTGCCCGGTATGCGTTTGAGCGAAAGGGATTTGCGAAGGCGACAAGCTCTGGCGTCCGGATAGCTACATCCGACCGAAATGTCCTTGCTCGCGTTGTCCAGAGCGAGGACGGCTGCACTCTGGTCGAGGTGAGGATGGGAAAGGCACTTTTTGGGCGAGGCGATATCCCAGCTTTGGGCACTCGCGAGGACGATTTTTTGGAACAGCCGATAACAGTTCAGGGCGAGGAACTTGTGGTTTCGGCGGCCTCAGTGGGGAATCCCCACGCAGTAGTTTTCTGCGATGATGTGTCAAAGGTTCCGCTCGAGAGCCTTGGACATGCGCTCGAGAACCATCCCGTATTCCCCGAGAGGACCAATGTCCACTTCGTCCAGGTCATATCGAGGGGCGAGCTCAAGGTCCGCACGTGGGAGCGCGGCACTGGGCCGACTCTATCCTGCGGGACGGGCGCCTCAGCAACAGCGGCGATTGCCAACCGCTTGGGTAAGGTGGACACGCCGGTTCGCGTGTTAATGCGGGGTGGAGTTCTCAAGATCGAGATCGATCAGGAGGGCGAACTAGCGATGCTGGCTGAGGCAGAACCTGTGTTCAGTGGGTGGATAGATTATGAGGCTTAA